A genomic stretch from Streptomyces venezuelae ATCC 10712 includes:
- a CDS encoding ABC transporter ATP-binding protein — MAPPDNDVLWARSLHCALGGSDALSGVSLGVRESEILALVGPRGSGKTTLMRCLSGQLLAQQGEVWFNSSPVHTLSPAARERLRRDRFGWIDPEPALVPELTGWENAALPLLLRGASHRAAKTTALEWLERLDIGAGARKRPHALTHSQRQRIAIARALVTTPSVLFADEPTATLHRADGAQVLRTLTAAARSHGITVLLATHDAEVAALADRTVALLDGRRVGTVPPVSGAEGVAACSLSV, encoded by the coding sequence ATGGCCCCACCGGACAACGACGTGCTCTGGGCGCGTTCCCTGCACTGCGCCCTCGGCGGCTCGGACGCACTCAGCGGCGTCTCCCTCGGCGTCCGCGAGAGCGAGATCCTCGCCCTCGTCGGCCCGCGCGGCAGCGGCAAGACCACCCTCATGCGCTGCCTGTCCGGCCAGCTCCTCGCCCAGCAGGGCGAGGTCTGGTTCAACAGCAGCCCCGTGCACACCCTGAGCCCCGCCGCGCGCGAACGGCTCCGGCGCGACCGCTTCGGCTGGATCGACCCCGAACCCGCGCTCGTCCCCGAACTCACCGGCTGGGAGAACGCCGCCCTGCCGCTGCTGCTCCGCGGTGCCTCCCACCGGGCCGCGAAGACCACCGCCCTGGAGTGGCTCGAGCGCCTCGACATCGGCGCCGGCGCGCGGAAACGACCGCACGCCCTCACCCACTCCCAGCGCCAGCGCATCGCCATCGCCCGCGCCCTGGTCACCACCCCCTCCGTGCTGTTCGCCGACGAACCCACCGCGACCCTGCACCGCGCCGACGGCGCGCAGGTCCTGCGCACCCTGACCGCGGCCGCCCGCTCGCACGGCATCACCGTGCTGCTCGCCACCCACGACGCCGAGGTCGCGGCGCTCGCCGACCGCACGGTCGCACTGCTCGACGGACGCCGGGTCGGCACCGTACCCCCGGTGTCAGGGGCGGAGGGCGTCGCCGCGTGCTCGCTCTCCGTCTAG
- a CDS encoding Lrp/AsnC family transcriptional regulator → MHSEVVASRSTDSRTGTGSSPTIDAVSLAIIEQLQEDGRRPYAAIGKAVGLSEAAVRQRVQKLLDQGVMQIVAVTDPLTVGFRRQAMVGINVEGDLDPVAEALTAMAECEYVVMTAGSFDLMVEIVCEDDDHLLDVINKRIRTLPGVRSTESFVYLKLKKQTYMWGTR, encoded by the coding sequence GTGCACAGTGAAGTCGTGGCCAGTCGAAGCACAGACTCCAGAACCGGAACCGGTTCGTCCCCGACGATCGACGCCGTCTCCCTGGCGATCATCGAACAGCTCCAGGAAGACGGTCGCCGCCCCTACGCGGCGATCGGAAAGGCCGTGGGCCTCTCCGAAGCCGCCGTACGGCAGCGCGTCCAGAAGCTGCTCGACCAGGGCGTCATGCAGATCGTCGCCGTCACCGACCCGCTCACCGTGGGTTTCCGACGGCAGGCGATGGTCGGCATCAACGTCGAGGGTGACCTGGATCCGGTTGCGGAGGCACTCACGGCCATGGCCGAATGCGAGTACGTGGTGATGACCGCGGGCTCGTTCGACCTGATGGTGGAGATCGTCTGCGAGGACGACGACCACCTGCTGGATGTGATCAACAAGCGCATCCGCACACTGCCCGGCGTGCGCTCCACCGAGAGCTTCGTCTACCTCAAGCTCAAGAAGCAGACCTACATGTGGGGAACTCGATAA
- a CDS encoding dihydrofolate reductase family protein, which translates to MGQLLRVQNFMVSSDGFGTGEGQSLERPFGHADPGEMFSWAGATASWPNRTAPGGSRGLDDYFTRDFSHNIGAEIMGRNKFGPQRGPWQDHEWQGWWGDEPPFHTPVFVMTHHPRPSFTLSDTTFHFVDADPAEVLARAKEEAKGKDVRLGGGATVIREFLDAGLVDTLHVAVAPVKLGAGVRLWESPDELLDRYHRDIVPSPSGKVTHHIYWRR; encoded by the coding sequence GTGGGCCAGCTGCTCAGAGTCCAGAACTTCATGGTCTCGTCCGACGGATTCGGTACCGGGGAGGGACAGAGCCTCGAACGGCCCTTCGGGCACGCGGATCCCGGGGAGATGTTCTCCTGGGCGGGTGCCACGGCGAGCTGGCCCAACCGGACCGCGCCCGGCGGCAGCCGCGGGCTCGACGACTACTTCACCCGGGACTTCTCCCACAACATCGGTGCCGAGATCATGGGCCGCAACAAGTTCGGGCCGCAGCGCGGCCCCTGGCAGGACCACGAGTGGCAGGGCTGGTGGGGTGACGAGCCGCCGTTCCACACGCCGGTGTTCGTCATGACCCACCACCCGCGCCCCTCCTTCACCCTCTCCGACACGACGTTCCACTTCGTCGACGCCGACCCGGCGGAGGTCCTCGCACGGGCGAAGGAGGAGGCGAAGGGCAAGGACGTCCGGCTCGGCGGCGGCGCCACCGTCATCCGCGAGTTCCTCGACGCCGGCCTCGTCGACACCCTGCACGTCGCGGTGGCGCCGGTGAAGCTCGGCGCGGGCGTACGGCTCTGGGAGTCGCCCGACGAACTGCTCGACCGCTACCACCGCGACATCGTGCCCAGCCCGAGCGGGAAGGTGACGCACCACATCTACTGGCGGAGGTGA
- a CDS encoding gamma-aminobutyraldehyde dehydrogenase, whose protein sequence is MTTELRRLRNYINGEFRDAADGRTIEVVNPATGEVYATSPLSGQADVDAAMEAAAAAFPAWRDSTPAERQKVLLKIADAFEERAEDLIAAEVENTGKPVALTASEEIPPMVDQIRFFAGAARMLEGRSAGEYMEGMTSIIRREPVGVCAQVAPWNYPMMMAVWKFAPALAAGNTVVLKPSDTTPASTVLMAEIIGQIVPKGVFNVVCGDRETGKAMVEHPTPAMASITGSVRAGMQVAESAAKDVKRVHLELGGKAPVVVFEDTDIDKAVEDISVAGFFNAGQDCTAATRVLVHESIHDEFVAALAKAAAETKTGQPDDEDVLYGPLNNANQLKQVTGFIDRLPAHAKVEAGGHRVGDKGYFYAPTVVSGLKQDDEIVQNEVFGPVITVQSFTDEAQALEFANGVEYALASSVWTKDHQRAMRMSKSLDFGCVWINTHIPLVAEMPHGGFKKSGYGKDLSAYGFEDYTRIKHVMTSLG, encoded by the coding sequence GTGACCACCGAGCTGCGCCGGCTGCGTAACTACATCAACGGGGAGTTCCGCGACGCGGCCGACGGCCGCACCATCGAGGTGGTCAACCCGGCCACCGGCGAGGTGTACGCCACCTCCCCGCTCTCCGGGCAGGCCGACGTCGACGCCGCCATGGAGGCCGCCGCGGCCGCCTTCCCCGCCTGGCGTGACAGCACCCCCGCCGAGCGCCAGAAGGTACTCCTCAAGATCGCCGACGCCTTCGAGGAGCGCGCCGAGGACCTGATCGCCGCCGAGGTCGAGAACACCGGCAAGCCGGTCGCCCTCACCGCGAGCGAGGAGATCCCGCCGATGGTGGACCAGATCCGCTTCTTCGCGGGTGCCGCCCGGATGCTCGAAGGCCGCTCGGCCGGCGAGTACATGGAGGGCATGACCTCGATCATCCGCCGCGAGCCCGTGGGCGTCTGTGCCCAGGTCGCGCCGTGGAACTACCCGATGATGATGGCCGTGTGGAAGTTCGCCCCGGCCCTCGCCGCGGGCAACACCGTCGTCCTCAAGCCCTCGGACACGACCCCCGCGTCGACCGTCCTGATGGCGGAGATCATCGGCCAGATCGTGCCCAAGGGCGTCTTCAACGTCGTCTGCGGCGACCGTGAGACGGGCAAGGCGATGGTCGAGCACCCGACCCCCGCCATGGCCTCCATCACCGGCTCCGTCCGCGCCGGCATGCAGGTCGCCGAGTCGGCGGCCAAGGACGTCAAGCGCGTCCACCTGGAGCTGGGCGGCAAGGCCCCCGTCGTGGTCTTCGAGGACACCGACATCGACAAGGCCGTCGAGGACATCTCCGTCGCCGGCTTCTTCAACGCCGGCCAGGACTGCACCGCCGCCACCCGCGTCCTCGTGCACGAGTCCATCCACGACGAGTTCGTCGCGGCGCTCGCCAAGGCGGCCGCCGAGACCAAGACCGGCCAGCCGGACGACGAGGACGTGCTGTACGGCCCGCTCAACAACGCCAACCAGCTGAAGCAGGTCACCGGCTTCATCGACCGCCTCCCGGCCCACGCCAAGGTCGAGGCCGGCGGCCACCGGGTCGGCGACAAGGGCTACTTCTACGCCCCGACCGTCGTCTCCGGCCTCAAGCAGGACGACGAGATCGTCCAGAACGAGGTCTTCGGCCCGGTCATCACCGTCCAGTCCTTCACGGACGAGGCGCAGGCCCTGGAGTTCGCGAACGGCGTCGAGTACGCCCTCGCCTCCTCCGTCTGGACCAAGGACCACCAGCGCGCGATGCGCATGTCCAAGTCCCTCGACTTCGGCTGTGTGTGGATCAACACCCACATCCCGCTGGTCGCCGAGATGCCCCACGGCGGCTTCAAGAAGTCCGGCTACGGCAAGGACCTCTCGGCCTACGGCTTCGAGGACTACACGCGCATCAAGCACGTGATGACCTCGCTGGGCTGA
- a CDS encoding polyamine ABC transporter substrate-binding protein produces the protein MSRRSLLRGFGGAAAASLLAAGCGVPAAYVDEGDRAARDLSARDRTLDFANWPLYIDTDDEDARKRPTLDAFRKRTGISVRYTEEINDNDEFFGKISPSLMNHQETGRDLIVVSDWMAARFVRLGWAQEMNRATQPNVTEHLDPQLRSPAFDRGRLHTVPWQSGITGIAYNRRKLGREIRSTNDLWADDLRGKVTLLSGLDESFALLMLGSGVDVTRWKGDDFHALCEKVEGLVKSRHIRRFTGNDYIKDLSTGDVLACQAYSGDVIQLQADNPDIEFVVPEEGAELWAESLLIPNLARHKTNAEKLVDHYYEPEVAAELAAWVNYVCPVPAAQKVLADSGDEELVALAEDPLIFPDTEMRGRLAIARDITAQERQEFAKRWNAIVGL, from the coding sequence ATGTCCCGCAGGTCCCTGCTGCGCGGCTTCGGCGGCGCCGCCGCCGCGAGCCTGCTCGCCGCCGGGTGCGGGGTCCCCGCCGCCTACGTCGACGAGGGCGACCGTGCCGCCCGCGACCTCTCCGCGCGCGACCGGACCCTCGACTTCGCCAACTGGCCGCTCTACATCGACACCGACGACGAGGACGCCAGGAAGCGCCCGACCCTCGACGCCTTCCGGAAGCGCACCGGGATCTCCGTCCGGTACACCGAGGAGATCAACGACAACGACGAGTTCTTCGGCAAGATCAGCCCGTCCCTGATGAACCACCAGGAGACCGGCCGCGACCTGATCGTCGTCAGCGACTGGATGGCCGCCCGCTTCGTCCGCCTCGGCTGGGCCCAGGAGATGAACCGCGCCACCCAGCCCAACGTCACCGAGCACCTCGACCCGCAGCTCCGCTCGCCCGCCTTCGACCGGGGCCGGCTGCACACCGTCCCCTGGCAGTCCGGGATCACCGGCATCGCGTACAACCGCCGGAAGCTCGGCCGCGAGATCCGCTCCACCAACGACCTGTGGGCCGACGACCTGCGCGGCAAGGTCACCCTGCTCTCCGGCCTCGACGAGTCCTTCGCGCTGCTCATGCTGGGCAGCGGCGTGGACGTCACCCGCTGGAAGGGCGACGACTTCCACGCCCTCTGCGAGAAGGTCGAGGGCCTCGTGAAGTCCCGGCACATCCGCCGCTTCACCGGCAACGACTACATCAAGGACCTGTCGACCGGTGACGTCCTCGCCTGCCAGGCGTACTCCGGTGACGTCATCCAGCTCCAGGCCGACAACCCGGACATCGAGTTCGTCGTTCCCGAGGAGGGCGCCGAGCTCTGGGCCGAGTCCCTGCTGATCCCCAACCTCGCCCGGCACAAGACCAACGCCGAGAAGCTCGTGGACCACTACTACGAGCCCGAGGTCGCCGCCGAACTCGCCGCCTGGGTCAACTACGTCTGCCCGGTCCCCGCCGCGCAGAAGGTCCTCGCGGACTCCGGCGACGAGGAGCTCGTGGCACTCGCCGAGGACCCACTGATCTTCCCGGACACCGAGATGCGCGGCCGCCTCGCGATCGCCCGGGACATCACGGCCCAGGAGCGGCAGGAGTTCGCGAAGAGGTGGAACGCGATCGTGGGGCTGTGA
- a CDS encoding serine hydrolase domain-containing protein, which translates to MRKATRTLLAAALVLGVAAGPALTPAFATPPAAAPATRPTAPDLSAAIAGLPRADATAALVRVGGTEGSWQGGSGVHDLESGAPADPAARFRAGSVTKVFTAATVLQLASEGRIDLDRTARSYLPELIPGRYATVTVRQLLNHTHGIPAPDLAVGETVEEWYAHRFDVHDPEAMVRSATSKPREFRPGTKQHYLNIGYTVAGLIVERVTGDSYEHQVERRILRPLGLRDTYLPGGAAEIRGPYNHGYQTMRLDDGTTGLRDVSVWAATDGWAAGDLVSTTADLERFTRALFAGGVVRGPLLEEMFTLPKVPDSKSGAPAAYSVGLSMKKLGGREVWGKTGGRWGYNAAIASTRDGARTLVYSVNSTDAKGQDMNPTALNVMVAAYGLPDAS; encoded by the coding sequence ATGAGGAAAGCCACCCGCACGCTGCTCGCCGCCGCCCTGGTCCTGGGGGTCGCGGCGGGCCCGGCGCTCACCCCGGCCTTCGCGACGCCCCCGGCGGCCGCACCGGCCACGCGGCCGACGGCCCCTGATCTGAGTGCGGCGATCGCCGGGCTCCCCCGCGCCGACGCCACGGCCGCCCTGGTCCGGGTCGGTGGCACCGAGGGCTCCTGGCAGGGCGGTTCGGGCGTCCATGACCTGGAGTCCGGGGCCCCCGCGGACCCGGCGGCCCGCTTCCGGGCCGGTTCGGTGACGAAGGTCTTCACGGCGGCGACCGTCCTCCAGCTGGCGTCCGAGGGCCGGATCGATCTGGACCGCACGGCCCGCTCGTACCTGCCGGAGCTGATCCCCGGCCGCTACGCCACGGTGACGGTTCGTCAGCTCCTGAACCACACGCACGGCATCCCCGCGCCCGATCTCGCCGTCGGCGAGACGGTGGAGGAGTGGTACGCGCACCGCTTCGACGTGCACGACCCGGAGGCCATGGTCCGCTCGGCGACGTCGAAGCCGCGCGAGTTCCGGCCGGGCACCAAGCAGCACTACCTCAACATCGGTTACACGGTCGCCGGTCTGATCGTGGAGCGGGTGACGGGGGACTCGTACGAGCACCAGGTGGAGCGGCGGATCCTGCGCCCGCTCGGCCTGCGGGACACGTACCTCCCCGGCGGGGCCGCCGAGATCCGCGGCCCGTACAACCACGGCTACCAGACCATGCGGCTCGACGACGGGACGACCGGCCTGCGCGACGTCTCGGTGTGGGCGGCGACCGACGGCTGGGCCGCCGGTGACCTCGTCTCGACCACGGCCGACCTGGAGCGGTTCACCCGGGCGCTGTTCGCGGGCGGGGTGGTGCGCGGTCCGCTCCTGGAGGAGATGTTCACGCTGCCGAAGGTCCCCGACTCCAAGAGCGGCGCCCCGGCCGCGTACTCCGTCGGTCTGTCGATGAAGAAGCTCGGCGGCCGCGAGGTCTGGGGCAAGACGGGCGGCCGCTGGGGCTACAACGCGGCCATCGCCTCGACCCGCGACGGCGCCCGCACCCTCGTCTACAGCGTGAACTCCACAGACGCGAAGGGCCAGGACATGAACCCGACGGCCCTGAACGTCATGGTGGCGGCGTACGGCCTGCCGGACGCGTCCTAG
- a CDS encoding HXXEE domain-containing protein, with protein MTTSPSNLLATYGLFLAWAVHDAEELALGPRWLRENLPVLRERFPGVPEAVWKAAESVDEREFALAVGVMGAVVGAAAVAGARTGGRSAFYQGALNGFGLHGLVHLAQAAAVRGVTPGSVTSPLVVIPFTLWARGRLRRAGVLRPTGLRGTVAGLGVAAAATVVAHAVARRLAPRF; from the coding sequence GTGACCACATCCCCCTCGAACTTGCTTGCCACATACGGGCTGTTCCTCGCCTGGGCGGTCCACGACGCCGAGGAGCTGGCCCTCGGACCCCGCTGGCTGCGGGAGAACCTGCCGGTGCTGCGCGAGCGGTTCCCCGGTGTGCCGGAGGCGGTCTGGAAGGCCGCCGAGTCCGTCGACGAGCGTGAATTCGCCCTGGCCGTGGGGGTGATGGGTGCCGTCGTCGGCGCCGCCGCCGTGGCCGGGGCCCGTACCGGCGGCCGGTCCGCCTTCTACCAGGGGGCGTTGAACGGCTTCGGACTGCACGGCCTCGTCCACCTCGCGCAGGCCGCCGCCGTGCGCGGGGTGACACCCGGCTCCGTCACCTCGCCTCTCGTGGTCATCCCCTTCACCCTCTGGGCGCGCGGCCGGCTGCGCCGCGCGGGCGTGCTCCGTCCGACCGGACTCCGGGGCACGGTCGCCGGCCTGGGGGTTGCGGCGGCCGCCACCGTCGTCGCACACGCGGTGGCACGCCGACTGGCCCCCCGTTTCTGA
- a CDS encoding ABC transporter ATP-binding protein has protein sequence MLRLDGATVRFGARAALDAVDLEVADHETVCVLGPSGSGKSTLLRAVAGLQALDGGRVLLGGADQRGVPVHRRGVGLMFQDHQLFPQRDVGGNVAFGLRMHGAGKAEQTERVRELLDLVGLPGAERRAVSALSGGEQQRVALARALAPRPRLLMLDEPLGQLDRGLRERLVVELRQLFGRLGTTVLAVTHDQGDAFALADRVVVMRDGRIAQSGAPVEVWSRPASEFVARFLGFDNVVAARVTGAVAETVWGKIPVPDDAPQGERRLLVRPGGVRIVPVEEAPAWTVESRTFRGSHVVVRLRPADGPPLDAELPLREVPGEGAEVGVDFRTEDVVVLGDDTP, from the coding sequence ATGCTGAGACTCGACGGGGCGACCGTACGGTTCGGGGCGCGGGCCGCCCTCGACGCCGTGGACCTGGAGGTCGCCGACCACGAGACGGTGTGCGTCCTCGGGCCGAGCGGCAGCGGCAAGTCCACGCTGCTGCGGGCGGTCGCCGGGCTGCAGGCCCTCGACGGCGGGCGGGTGCTGCTCGGCGGCGCCGACCAGCGCGGGGTGCCGGTGCACCGGCGGGGCGTCGGCCTGATGTTCCAGGACCACCAGCTCTTCCCGCAGCGGGACGTCGGCGGCAACGTCGCCTTCGGGCTGCGGATGCACGGCGCGGGGAAGGCCGAGCAGACCGAGCGGGTGCGGGAGCTGCTCGACCTCGTCGGTCTGCCCGGTGCCGAGCGGCGGGCCGTCTCGGCGCTCTCCGGCGGCGAGCAGCAGCGGGTGGCGCTGGCCCGTGCTCTGGCGCCGCGGCCCCGGCTGCTGATGCTGGACGAGCCGCTCGGGCAGCTCGACCGGGGGCTGCGGGAGCGGCTCGTCGTGGAGCTGCGGCAGCTCTTCGGGCGGCTCGGCACGACGGTCCTCGCGGTGACCCACGACCAGGGGGATGCGTTCGCGCTCGCCGACCGGGTGGTCGTCATGCGGGACGGGCGCATCGCCCAGTCGGGTGCACCCGTCGAGGTGTGGTCCCGTCCCGCCTCGGAGTTCGTGGCCCGCTTCCTCGGCTTCGACAACGTGGTGGCGGCGCGGGTGACGGGGGCCGTCGCGGAGACCGTGTGGGGGAAGATCCCGGTGCCCGACGACGCGCCGCAGGGCGAGCGGCGGCTCCTCGTCAGGCCGGGCGGGGTGCGGATCGTGCCCGTGGAGGAGGCCCCGGCCTGGACGGTCGAGTCCCGTACCTTCCGGGGCAGCCATGTGGTGGTACGGCTCCGCCCGGCGGACGGACCGCCGCTGGACGCCGAGCTGCCGCTGCGGGAGGTCCCGGGGGAGGGCGCCGAGGTGGGCGTGGACTTCCGGACGGAGGACGTGGTGGTGCTGGGGGACGACACGCCGTAG
- a CDS encoding aspartate aminotransferase family protein, giving the protein MGNSIIVTQDLSKTAYDHLWMHFTRMSSYENSPVPTIVRGEGTYIFDDKGKRYLDGLAGLFVVNAGHGRKELAEVAYKQAQELAFFPVWSYAHPKAVELAERLADYAPGDLNKVFFTTGGGEAVETAWKLAKQYFKLQGKHTKYKVISRAVAYHGTPQGALSITGLPALKAPFEPLVPGAHKVPNTNIYRAPIHGDDPEAFGRWAADQIEQQILFEGPETVAAVFLEPVQNAGGCFPPPPGYFQRVREICDQYDVLLVSDETICAFGRLGTMFACDKFGYVPDMITCAKGMTSGYSPIGACIVSDRIAEPFYKGDNTFLHGYTFGGHPVSSAVALANLDIFDKEGLNQHVLDQEGNFFDTLKKLHDLPIVGDVRGNGFFYGIELVKDKVTKESFTDEETERVLYGFLSKALFDNGLYCRADDRGDPVIQLAPPLIADQGTFDEIEGILRSVLTEAWTKL; this is encoded by the coding sequence GTGGGGAACTCGATAATCGTGACCCAGGACCTCTCCAAGACCGCGTACGACCACCTGTGGATGCACTTCACGCGCATGTCGTCGTACGAGAACTCGCCCGTACCCACCATCGTGCGTGGTGAGGGCACCTACATCTTCGACGACAAGGGCAAGCGCTACCTCGACGGTCTCGCGGGTCTCTTCGTGGTCAACGCCGGACACGGCCGCAAGGAACTGGCCGAGGTCGCGTACAAGCAGGCCCAGGAGCTCGCGTTCTTCCCCGTGTGGTCGTACGCCCACCCCAAGGCCGTCGAGCTCGCCGAGCGCCTCGCCGACTACGCGCCGGGCGACCTCAACAAGGTCTTCTTCACCACCGGTGGCGGCGAGGCCGTCGAGACCGCCTGGAAGCTCGCCAAGCAGTACTTCAAGCTGCAGGGCAAGCACACCAAGTACAAGGTCATCTCGCGTGCGGTCGCCTACCACGGCACCCCGCAGGGCGCCCTGTCCATCACCGGTCTGCCGGCCCTCAAGGCCCCCTTCGAGCCGCTGGTCCCCGGCGCGCACAAGGTGCCGAACACCAACATCTACCGCGCCCCGATCCACGGCGACGACCCCGAGGCCTTCGGCCGCTGGGCCGCCGACCAGATCGAGCAGCAGATCCTCTTCGAGGGCCCCGAGACCGTCGCGGCCGTCTTCCTGGAGCCGGTGCAGAACGCCGGCGGCTGCTTCCCGCCGCCGCCCGGGTACTTCCAGCGGGTCCGCGAGATCTGCGACCAGTACGACGTGCTCCTCGTCTCCGACGAGACGATCTGCGCCTTCGGCCGCCTCGGCACGATGTTCGCCTGTGACAAGTTCGGCTACGTGCCGGACATGATCACCTGCGCCAAGGGCATGACCTCGGGCTACTCCCCGATCGGCGCCTGCATCGTCTCCGACCGCATCGCGGAGCCCTTCTACAAGGGCGACAACACCTTCTTGCACGGCTACACCTTCGGTGGCCACCCGGTGTCGTCGGCGGTCGCCCTCGCCAACCTCGACATCTTCGACAAGGAAGGCCTGAACCAGCACGTCCTCGACCAGGAGGGCAACTTCTTCGACACCCTGAAGAAGCTGCACGACCTCCCGATCGTCGGCGACGTCCGCGGCAACGGCTTCTTCTACGGCATCGAGCTCGTCAAGGACAAGGTCACCAAGGAGTCCTTCACGGACGAGGAGACCGAGCGCGTGCTCTACGGCTTCCTCTCCAAGGCGCTCTTCGACAACGGCCTGTACTGCCGCGCCGACGACCGTGGCGACCCGGTCATCCAGCTGGCCCCGCCGCTGATCGCCGACCAGGGCACCTTCGACGAGATCGAAGGCATCCTGCGCTCGGTGCTCACCGAGGCCTGGACCAAGCTCTAG
- a CDS encoding ABC transporter permease, with protein sequence MAAPVAFFALFFAWPVVSIVERGLRVDGAWQFGRFGETLSRPEILDVLWFTCWQALASTGLTLLIALPGAYVFARFDFPGKGLLRAVVTVPFVMPTVMVGTAFLALVGRGGLLDGLWGVRLDTTVWAILIAHVFFNYAVVVRTVGGLWAQLDPRQEEAARVLGASRWRAWRTVTLPALAPSVAAAALMVFLFTASSFAVVQILGGSTYSTLETEIYRQTVVRFDLTTAAVLTMVQFAAVGLVLVVHARTVRRRETALKLVAPEQTARRPRGAGQWALFAGVLLSVALLIVLPLGVLVERSFATSHGYGFDYYRALRTPDPSGTFLVPLLDTIGNSLRYAVVATLIALVVGGLAAAALTRRAGRLVRGFDALLMLPLGVSAVTVGFGFLITLDEPPLDLRASWILVPLAQALVGVPFVVRTMLPVLRAVDERLREAAAVLGASPWRAWREVDLPLVRRALLIAAGFAFAVSLGEFGATVFIARPDSPTLPVAVARLLGRPGELNYGQAMALSTILMVVCAVSLLLLERLRTERTSGEF encoded by the coding sequence ATGGCCGCGCCCGTCGCCTTCTTCGCGCTGTTCTTCGCCTGGCCCGTCGTCTCGATCGTCGAGCGCGGGCTGCGGGTCGACGGCGCCTGGCAGTTCGGCCGGTTCGGCGAGACGCTGAGCCGGCCGGAGATCCTCGACGTCCTGTGGTTCACGTGCTGGCAGGCGCTCGCCTCCACCGGCCTCACCCTGCTGATCGCGCTGCCCGGCGCGTACGTCTTCGCGCGCTTCGACTTTCCCGGCAAGGGGCTGCTGCGCGCCGTCGTCACCGTGCCGTTCGTGATGCCGACCGTCATGGTCGGCACGGCGTTCCTGGCCCTCGTCGGGCGCGGCGGGCTCCTCGACGGGCTGTGGGGCGTGCGGCTCGACACCACCGTCTGGGCGATACTGATCGCCCACGTCTTCTTCAACTACGCCGTCGTCGTCCGGACCGTCGGCGGTCTGTGGGCGCAGCTCGATCCGCGGCAGGAGGAGGCCGCGAGGGTGCTCGGGGCGTCCCGCTGGAGGGCGTGGCGGACGGTGACCCTGCCGGCGCTCGCCCCCTCGGTCGCGGCGGCCGCGCTGATGGTCTTCCTCTTCACCGCGAGCTCCTTCGCCGTCGTCCAGATCCTCGGCGGATCGACGTACTCCACCCTGGAGACGGAGATCTACCGGCAGACCGTGGTCCGCTTCGACCTGACGACGGCCGCCGTGCTCACGATGGTGCAGTTCGCCGCCGTCGGCCTGGTCCTCGTCGTGCACGCCCGGACCGTACGCCGCCGGGAGACCGCGCTGAAGCTGGTCGCGCCCGAGCAGACCGCGCGGCGGCCCCGGGGCGCCGGCCAGTGGGCGCTGTTCGCGGGCGTCCTGCTGTCCGTCGCCCTGCTGATCGTGCTGCCGCTCGGAGTGCTCGTCGAGCGGTCCTTCGCGACCTCCCACGGGTACGGCTTCGACTACTACCGGGCCCTGCGGACCCCGGACCCCTCCGGCACCTTCCTCGTGCCGCTGCTCGACACGATCGGGAACTCGCTCCGGTACGCCGTCGTCGCCACCCTGATCGCCCTCGTTGTCGGCGGACTCGCGGCGGCCGCGCTGACCAGGCGTGCCGGGCGGCTCGTGCGGGGCTTCGACGCGCTGCTCATGCTGCCGCTCGGGGTGTCCGCCGTGACCGTCGGCTTCGGCTTCCTCATCACCCTCGACGAACCGCCGCTCGACCTGCGGGCCAGCTGGATCCTCGTGCCGCTCGCGCAGGCCCTGGTCGGCGTCCCCTTCGTCGTACGGACGATGCTTCCGGTGCTGCGGGCGGTCGACGAGCGGCTGCGGGAGGCGGCGGCCGTGCTCGGCGCCTCGCCGTGGCGGGCCTGGCGGGAGGTGGACCTGCCGCTGGTGCGGCGGGCGCTGCTGATCGCCGCCGGGTTCGCGTTCGCCGTGTCCCTCGGCGAGTTCGGCGCGACCGTCTTCATCGCCCGGCCCGACAGCCCGACGCTTCCGGTGGCGGTGGCCCGGCTCCTCGGCCGGCCCGGCGAACTCAACTACGGCCAGGCGATGGCCCTTTCGACGATCCTCATGGTGGTGTGCGCGGTGTCCCTGCTGCTGCTCGAACGGCTCCGGACCGAACGCACCTCGGGGGAGTTCTGA